The proteins below come from a single Kitasatospora sp. NBC_00315 genomic window:
- a CDS encoding MauE/DoxX family redox-associated membrane protein, with translation MDVVILISRGCLSLVFALSVQGKARDRRDFAEFTASVGALVPAVADRARQVAALVVAAEAATVVALAVPGTVLPGLALAAALLGAFTLLAVAASRSPTGTPCRCFGRSSVPFGAVHAVRNAGLLAVAAAGIAATALAEPGSITPVAAVSAWLAGGVLGLLATTLDDLVGLFRPLPRKDQSP, from the coding sequence GTGGACGTCGTCATCCTGATCAGCCGGGGCTGCCTGTCCCTGGTGTTCGCCCTGTCCGTACAGGGGAAAGCACGCGACCGGCGCGACTTCGCGGAGTTCACCGCGTCCGTGGGCGCCCTGGTACCGGCCGTCGCCGACCGGGCCCGCCAGGTCGCCGCGCTGGTGGTGGCCGCCGAGGCCGCCACCGTCGTGGCCCTCGCGGTACCGGGCACGGTCCTCCCCGGCCTGGCCCTCGCCGCCGCGCTGCTCGGCGCCTTCACCCTGCTCGCCGTCGCCGCGTCACGCTCCCCCACCGGCACGCCGTGCCGCTGCTTCGGGAGATCGTCGGTGCCGTTCGGCGCCGTCCACGCCGTACGCAACGCCGGACTCCTTGCCGTGGCGGCTGCGGGCATCGCGGCCACCGCCCTGGCGGAGCCGGGATCCATCACCCCCGTGGCGGCCGTCTCGGCGTGGCTGGCGGGCGGCGTCCTCGGCCTGCTCGCCACCACGCTCGACGACCTCGTCGGACTCTTCCGGCCGCTGCCCCGAAAGGACCAATCACCGTGA
- a CDS encoding BTAD domain-containing putative transcriptional regulator codes for MTIRFAVLGEIRAHRDGGPVELGPARQRTVLAALLMDVNRTVPVEGLADRVWGARAPARPGPALYSYLSRLRQALDAGAEGVPAGTVPIRRPSIARRPGGYALVADADVVDVPHFRDLVARARVADDDLALPLYDRALGLWRGEPFAGVDTPWFNSVRETLYEQRHACRLDRHDLQLRRGRHTALLAELAACHEARPLDERLAAQFVLALHRSGRTADALRCFERVRRALATEVGGDPGHDLRRLHGQILAGDPAIGAPDSAPSRSATAGAPESRGPVASAGAPTASGAPGRPSEGAAAPSGDASGEGAAAPIGDAGERAVTVDRPAIRPGALREAVVPRQLPPTAAWFTGRGEELAVLDRALAPGARAGGPIAVCAVGGAGGVGKTSLALHWAHRNAHRFPQGQLYLDLRGFAPAGGPLAPSAALRLLVGALGVDPGSAPADQQALTGLYRTLLADRRVLIVLDDAADAEQVAALLPGGAGSAVLVTSRRWLTGLAVTHGAHLLSLEEFTPTESRDLLRRHLGEERLRTNPEWVAAVLEHCAGLPLAIGVAGARARTGAGLPLSALAGELRDESARLDALAAGGPSADVRTACQTSYRSLTERGAEVFRFLGAAPAPEIGLAAAASLLGRPPAATRAALRELEALHLVRQHAPGRYRMNELIRLYAAECPDEEGRSGRALRRVLDFYLRTAHAGHRLLHPHRPHLAELGPPPAGVAPQPLADRSAARSWFRAEHACLLAARQLADQRCWDSLASQLSSVLDVSGLWQDEFHDRAAAPDTGPAAAGRLGGGGAAHARAHHRGPTKPRARPGDRRTGVQHGRPGRVPAQEPAGAAGAAVFNGPAGFTGEERAHDLAAGARAPRPRAAPGRLWPCLA; via the coding sequence GTGACGATCAGGTTCGCGGTGCTCGGTGAGATCCGGGCGCATCGGGACGGCGGCCCGGTCGAGCTCGGTCCGGCGCGCCAGCGCACCGTGCTCGCGGCCCTGTTGATGGACGTCAACCGCACGGTGCCGGTGGAGGGACTGGCCGACCGGGTGTGGGGCGCCCGGGCGCCGGCACGGCCCGGGCCCGCGCTGTACAGCTACCTGTCCCGGCTCCGGCAGGCGCTGGACGCGGGGGCGGAGGGCGTCCCGGCCGGTACGGTGCCGATCCGGCGGCCGTCCATCGCGCGGCGCCCCGGCGGGTACGCGCTGGTCGCCGACGCGGACGTCGTGGACGTGCCGCACTTCCGCGACCTGGTCGCACGAGCACGGGTGGCGGACGACGACCTCGCCCTCCCCCTGTACGACCGGGCGCTCGGGTTGTGGCGGGGCGAACCCTTCGCCGGGGTCGACACGCCCTGGTTCAACTCCGTGCGGGAGACGCTGTACGAGCAGCGCCACGCCTGCCGACTCGACCGCCACGACCTCCAGTTGCGCCGCGGGCGCCACACCGCGCTGCTGGCCGAGCTGGCCGCCTGCCACGAGGCACGCCCGCTGGACGAGCGCCTGGCCGCCCAGTTCGTCCTGGCGCTCCACCGGAGCGGGCGGACCGCCGACGCCCTGCGCTGCTTCGAGCGGGTCCGCAGGGCGCTCGCGACGGAGGTGGGCGGCGACCCGGGCCACGACCTGCGCCGGTTGCACGGGCAGATCCTTGCCGGAGATCCGGCGATCGGCGCGCCCGACAGCGCTCCTTCGAGGTCGGCGACCGCCGGGGCCCCGGAGTCCCGCGGCCCGGTCGCGAGCGCCGGCGCACCCACCGCGAGCGGCGCTCCGGGCCGTCCGTCGGAGGGCGCAGCCGCCCCGAGTGGTGACGCCTCGGGGGAGGGCGCCGCCGCCCCGATCGGCGACGCGGGCGAGCGCGCCGTGACGGTCGACCGGCCCGCCATCCGGCCGGGGGCCCTGCGGGAGGCCGTCGTCCCGCGTCAACTACCCCCCACCGCAGCGTGGTTCACCGGACGAGGAGAAGAACTCGCGGTACTCGACCGGGCCCTGGCGCCGGGCGCGCGGGCCGGTGGTCCGATCGCGGTGTGCGCGGTCGGCGGCGCCGGCGGGGTCGGAAAGACCTCGCTGGCCCTGCACTGGGCCCATCGCAACGCGCACCGGTTCCCGCAGGGGCAGCTCTACCTGGATCTTCGCGGCTTCGCCCCGGCCGGCGGGCCGCTGGCGCCGTCCGCCGCGCTCCGGCTGCTCGTCGGCGCGCTCGGCGTGGATCCGGGATCGGCGCCGGCTGACCAGCAGGCGCTGACCGGGCTCTACCGGACTCTGCTCGCGGACCGGCGGGTGCTGATCGTGCTGGACGACGCCGCGGACGCCGAGCAGGTGGCGGCGCTGCTGCCGGGCGGCGCCGGATCCGCCGTCCTGGTGACCAGCCGCCGGTGGCTGACCGGGCTCGCCGTCACCCATGGGGCGCACCTCCTGTCTCTGGAGGAGTTCACCCCCACCGAGTCCCGGGATCTGCTCCGCCGCCATCTGGGGGAGGAAAGGCTCCGCACCAACCCCGAGTGGGTGGCCGCCGTGCTGGAGCACTGCGCGGGCCTGCCACTGGCGATCGGCGTCGCGGGCGCCCGCGCGCGAACCGGGGCCGGGCTGCCCCTGTCGGCGCTGGCGGGGGAACTCCGCGACGAGTCGGCCCGGTTGGACGCGCTGGCCGCGGGTGGCCCGTCGGCCGACGTACGGACCGCCTGTCAGACCTCGTACCGGTCCCTCACCGAGCGGGGCGCCGAGGTCTTCCGGTTCCTCGGGGCGGCGCCCGCCCCGGAGATCGGGCTCGCCGCCGCCGCGAGCCTGCTCGGCCGCCCGCCGGCGGCGACCCGGGCAGCCCTGCGCGAGTTGGAGGCACTGCACCTGGTACGGCAGCACGCACCGGGGCGGTACCGCATGAACGAGCTGATCCGCCTGTACGCGGCCGAGTGCCCGGACGAGGAGGGGCGCTCCGGGCGGGCACTGCGGCGGGTGCTGGACTTCTACCTGCGGACGGCCCACGCCGGCCACCGGTTGCTCCACCCGCACCGGCCTCACCTGGCGGAGCTCGGACCGCCGCCGGCCGGTGTGGCCCCGCAGCCGTTGGCCGACCGGAGCGCCGCCAGGTCGTGGTTCCGGGCCGAGCACGCCTGCCTGCTCGCCGCCCGGCAGTTGGCCGACCAGCGGTGCTGGGACTCCCTCGCCTCGCAGCTGTCCAGCGTGCTGGACGTGTCCGGGCTGTGGCAGGACGAATTCCACGACCGGGCGGCCGCGCCCGACACCGGTCCGGCTGCGGCCGGACGGCTCGGCGGCGGCGGAGCCGCGCACGCCCGGGCACACCACCGTGGCCCGACCAAGCCCCGGGCCCGGCCCGGCGATCGGCGGACCGGTGTTCAGCACGGCCGCCCGGGCCGTGTCCCGGCGCAGGAACCCGCCGGGGCCGCCGGGGCCGCCGTGTTCAACGGGCCCGCCGGATTCACCGGGGAGGAGCGCGCCCACGACCTCGCCGCGGGCGCGCGGGCGCCGCGGCCGCGCGCCGCCCCGGGCCGCCTCTGGCCGTGTCTCGCCTGA
- a CDS encoding DUF6131 family protein: protein MIVLGVILLVIGIITGLGFLWSIGAVLVVVGLILWILGAVGHEVGGRRHYW from the coding sequence ATGATCGTTCTGGGTGTGATCCTTCTCGTGATCGGCATCATCACCGGTCTCGGCTTTCTCTGGTCGATCGGCGCGGTGCTGGTCGTCGTCGGCCTGATCCTCTGGATCCTCGGCGCGGTCGGCCACGAGGTCGGCGGGCGCCGCCACTACTGGTGA
- a CDS encoding YhjD/YihY/BrkB family envelope integrity protein, which produces MAAGRGEHRAGRLGRRGRQARALLVDVVREGRDLELLHRSMAFAGLFFVTLVPLLIVIAAALPARGSGIADWITDGLGVSGRSAGAVGELFASRHDVLSTVTALGLAGLAAFGLSLMAAVQKAYEMIWHLPPGAWHSLWRQAVGLAGLIALILLSTWRGSPWLGVTASATPRVLLGVCCGVLYFSWLPHLLLAARVPWVRLLPGALATVAAFAGLRLFSELVFAPLIVSNAVSYGAVGTVVVVQSWLIGVGYTVYAGALVGRLLVAGPRPGPPEEP; this is translated from the coding sequence GTGGCGGCCGGACGGGGTGAGCACCGGGCGGGCCGGCTCGGCAGGAGGGGCAGGCAGGCCCGGGCCCTGCTGGTGGACGTGGTCCGCGAGGGCCGGGACCTCGAACTGCTGCACCGGTCGATGGCGTTCGCCGGCCTGTTCTTCGTCACCCTCGTTCCGCTCCTGATCGTCATCGCGGCGGCGCTGCCCGCGCGCGGGAGCGGAATCGCGGACTGGATCACGGACGGGCTGGGAGTGTCCGGCAGGTCGGCCGGCGCCGTGGGCGAGCTGTTCGCCTCCCGCCACGACGTGCTGAGCACCGTCACCGCGCTGGGCCTGGCGGGCCTCGCCGCGTTCGGCCTCTCGCTGATGGCGGCGGTCCAGAAGGCGTACGAGATGATCTGGCACCTGCCCCCGGGTGCCTGGCACAGCCTCTGGCGCCAGGCGGTCGGTCTGGCGGGACTGATCGCCCTGATCCTGCTGAGCACCTGGCGAGGGTCGCCCTGGCTGGGGGTGACGGCCTCGGCCACGCCTCGCGTCCTGCTGGGCGTCTGCTGCGGCGTGCTCTACTTCAGCTGGCTGCCGCACCTACTGCTGGCGGCGCGTGTGCCCTGGGTCCGGCTGCTGCCCGGCGCGCTGGCGACGGTGGCCGCCTTCGCCGGCCTCCGGCTGTTCTCGGAGCTGGTGTTCGCGCCGCTGATCGTGTCCAACGCGGTCTCCTACGGGGCGGTCGGCACCGTCGTGGTGGTGCAGTCCTGGCTGATCGGCGTCGGTTACACCGTCTACGCGGGCGCACTGGTCGGCCGGCTTCTGGTGGCGGGGCCCCGGCCGGG